The following are from one region of the Hydrogenimonas sp. SS33 genome:
- the moaA gene encoding GTP 3',8-cyclase MoaA codes for MLIDGHGRKVNYLRISVTERCNFRCQYCMPEKPFSWVPRENLLSFEELFSFVRVAIDEGVDKIRITGGEPLLREDLDRFVAMIHDHKPDIDLALTTNGYLLADVAQRLKDAGLKRINVSIDTLKPHVAYRIAQKDVLDKVLKGVEKALDVGLKVKVNMVPLKGINEDEIVDVMEYAKARGMTIRYIEYMENVHAKAGLKGLSGKEILSKVKEKYTIRKVGREGSSPAFNYLTGDGYKFGIIDPHKHDFCESCNRIRLTAEGHLIPCLYFDEAMSIRDAVKEGDIEKASEILREVLRNKPEKNRWSEEEGEESARAFYETGG; via the coding sequence ATGCTCATAGACGGACACGGCCGGAAGGTCAACTATCTGCGAATTTCCGTGACGGAGCGGTGCAATTTCCGCTGCCAGTACTGTATGCCAGAAAAACCCTTCTCCTGGGTACCCAGAGAGAACCTGCTCAGTTTCGAGGAGCTCTTCAGTTTCGTGCGTGTCGCCATCGACGAAGGGGTGGACAAGATCCGCATCACCGGCGGGGAGCCGCTGCTGAGAGAGGACCTGGACCGGTTCGTCGCCATGATCCACGACCACAAACCGGACATCGACCTGGCCCTGACGACCAACGGTTATCTGCTGGCCGATGTGGCCCAACGCCTGAAAGATGCCGGCCTGAAGCGCATCAATGTCTCCATCGACACCCTCAAGCCCCATGTCGCTTACCGCATCGCCCAGAAAGATGTACTGGACAAAGTACTCAAAGGGGTCGAGAAGGCGCTCGATGTCGGCTTGAAGGTCAAGGTCAACATGGTGCCGCTCAAGGGGATCAATGAGGATGAGATTGTCGATGTGATGGAGTACGCCAAAGCCAGAGGCATGACGATCCGCTACATCGAGTATATGGAAAACGTTCATGCCAAAGCAGGACTCAAAGGGCTCAGCGGCAAAGAGATCCTCTCGAAAGTAAAAGAGAAGTACACCATTCGCAAAGTTGGCAGGGAGGGAAGCAGCCCCGCCTTCAACTACCTGACCGGTGACGGCTATAAATTCGGCATCATCGACCCCCACAAACACGACTTCTGCGAAAGCTGCAACCGCATCCGCCTCACCGCCGAAGGCCACCTGATCCCCTGTCTCTACTTCGACGAAGCCATGAGCATCCGCGACGCCGTCAAAGAAGGCGACATCGAAAAAGCGAGCGAAATTTTGCGGGAAGTTTTGCGCAACAAACCCGAAAAGAACCGCTGGAGCGAAGAGGAGGGCGAAGAGTCCGCCCGTGCTTTTTATGAGACGGGGGGGTGA